Proteins encoded together in one Bacillus marinisedimentorum window:
- a CDS encoding glycosyltransferase family 4 protein — protein sequence MKIAIVTETFLPSTDGVVTRLCATIKWLKEQGHEMIVIAPDLGVDEFEGVPVKGIPARKFFFYRSREFSLPSRKVKKILMEFQPDVVHAVNPALVGFAGVHYAEKLNLPLVASYHTNVPRYLDYYRLSAFKPLLWWWIRRMHNKADMNLCTSQSVQEELTERGFHSVRLWKRGVAVDKFGPEYYDEGMRERLTAGKQDKILLLYVGRLAAEKEIQKIKDVLEESDQFCLALVGDGPYRNELERHFLGTDTVFTGFLHGGELAAAYASADAFIFPSTTETLGLVILEAMASGLPVIAADSGPTREQIEDGVTGLLYDPNDRTSFTNTVLQTRNSGMLASISAEALKEGRTMGWNRPAEQLEQLYEHVLHEWAREEKNVHRFKAGEEPR from the coding sequence ATGAAAATCGCCATCGTCACAGAAACATTCCTGCCATCAACCGACGGTGTGGTGACAAGGCTTTGCGCGACAATCAAATGGCTGAAAGAACAGGGGCATGAAATGATCGTCATCGCCCCTGATCTTGGCGTTGACGAGTTTGAAGGTGTACCGGTAAAAGGCATTCCCGCCCGGAAGTTCTTTTTCTACCGGTCCAGGGAATTCAGCCTGCCAAGCCGGAAGGTGAAAAAAATCCTCATGGAGTTTCAGCCTGATGTTGTTCATGCCGTCAACCCTGCACTTGTCGGGTTTGCAGGCGTCCATTATGCAGAGAAACTGAACCTTCCGCTCGTCGCCTCCTATCACACGAATGTGCCCCGCTATCTCGACTATTACCGGCTGTCAGCGTTCAAACCGCTGCTGTGGTGGTGGATCCGCCGGATGCACAATAAAGCTGACATGAATTTATGCACCTCACAGTCGGTACAGGAAGAACTGACGGAAAGAGGCTTCCACAGTGTCCGCCTCTGGAAACGGGGCGTTGCTGTCGATAAGTTCGGCCCTGAATATTATGATGAGGGGATGAGGGAGCGGCTTACAGCCGGAAAACAGGACAAAATCCTACTGCTGTATGTCGGACGGCTGGCAGCTGAAAAGGAAATCCAAAAAATCAAAGATGTGCTTGAGGAGTCCGATCAGTTTTGCCTTGCCCTTGTCGGTGACGGTCCTTACCGGAACGAATTGGAGCGCCATTTTCTGGGGACGGACACAGTTTTCACCGGCTTCCTGCATGGCGGCGAACTCGCTGCAGCTTATGCGTCTGCAGATGCGTTTATTTTTCCATCAACGACCGAAACACTGGGGCTTGTCATTCTGGAAGCCATGGCATCAGGGCTTCCGGTGATTGCCGCTGACAGCGGACCGACGCGTGAACAAATCGAGGACGGGGTCACAGGACTGCTTTATGATCCGAACGACCGGACAAGCTTCACAAATACCGTGCTACAAACACGAAACAGCGGCATGCTCGCTTCCATTTCTGCTGAAGCATTGAAGGAAGGCAGGACGATGGGGTGGAATCGGCCTGCTGAACAGCTGGAGCAGCTATATGAACATGTGCTTCATGAATGGGCCCGGGAAGAGAAAAATGTTCACCGTTTTAAGGCTGGTGAAGAACCGAGGTGA